The proteins below are encoded in one region of Vibrio sp. ED004:
- the pgl gene encoding 6-phosphogluconolactonase, giving the protein MINHKIFATPELVVETLANEMKAYSEQGKPVHISLSGGSTPKMLFKLLAQAPYAEGIQWNNLHFWWGDERCVAPDDAESNFGEANALLFTQVNLPAENIHRIRGEDEPKAEAERFAKEMADVIPTENGTPVFDWILLGVGADGHTASLFPGATNYQDENLSVLASHPESGQIRVSKTAKVLEAAKRISYLVLGAGKVEIVKEIHTTPASELPYPAAKIQSKTGETEWFLDSNAASAIA; this is encoded by the coding sequence ATGATCAATCACAAGATCTTTGCAACGCCAGAATTGGTTGTTGAAACTCTAGCAAATGAAATGAAAGCGTACAGCGAGCAGGGTAAACCTGTTCACATTTCATTGTCGGGTGGCAGCACGCCAAAAATGCTTTTCAAGCTTTTAGCTCAAGCACCATACGCTGAAGGCATTCAATGGAATAACCTTCACTTCTGGTGGGGCGACGAACGTTGCGTTGCACCAGACGACGCTGAAAGCAACTTCGGTGAAGCTAACGCGCTGTTGTTTACTCAAGTGAACCTTCCTGCTGAAAACATCCACCGCATTCGTGGTGAAGATGAACCGAAAGCAGAAGCAGAGCGTTTCGCAAAAGAGATGGCAGACGTAATCCCAACAGAAAACGGCACGCCAGTTTTCGATTGGATTCTGCTAGGTGTTGGCGCAGACGGTCACACAGCTTCACTATTCCCGGGTGCAACCAACTACCAAGATGAGAACCTGTCTGTACTGGCTTCTCACCCTGAGTCTGGTCAAATCCGTGTTTCTAAAACAGCAAAAGTTTTAGAAGCAGCTAAACGAATCAGCTACCTAGTACTGGGTGCAGGTAAAGTTGAGATCGTTAAAGAAATTCATACTACTCCTGCTTCAGAGTTGCCTTACCCGGCAGCGAAAATCCAGTCTAAAACTGGCGAGACAGAGTGGTTCCTAGATTCAAATGCAGCAAGTGCTATCGCATAA
- a CDS encoding HD domain-containing phosphohydrolase, with translation MACQMFDYSHFSRAAAQDKDIVAIVDDLFQLAREHYPILSRLSVVLCSENKASNYFVSDSLCQNVKHHYIEQEIKPNSALSRLAESLETRIVDDLSLINPTKQISHLLELGHQSSYTTPIHYQESNLGFVFINASCTDFFAKQTIQSDIAYLTQAISNLFVQLFERQRHFQSSLAVALNMGHARDPETKEHLIRMGKYSEQLARTLSHSNNSITHQFVHRIRLYAPFHDIGKYRIPDNVLFSTGRFSEEERAIMNNHTLYGEEMINDVVSLSHHCSMCSDEIQFIKNIVRHHHERFDGSGLPDGLSHTAIPLEARIVTLADVFDALMSKRAYKHAWSLEEVMEYIEAHNGSMFDPECVEALKQNLDDFMAIREQYNDDVKPQAMMA, from the coding sequence TTGGCTTGCCAAATGTTTGACTACTCACATTTCAGTAGAGCAGCGGCCCAAGACAAAGACATCGTCGCCATAGTCGATGATCTCTTTCAGCTAGCTCGTGAACACTACCCCATACTATCTCGGCTATCCGTGGTGCTATGCAGTGAAAATAAAGCATCTAATTATTTTGTATCAGATTCACTGTGCCAAAACGTCAAGCACCACTACATCGAACAAGAAATCAAACCCAACTCCGCTTTGAGTCGTCTGGCTGAATCATTGGAGACTAGAATTGTTGATGACCTCTCTTTGATCAATCCGACGAAGCAAATCTCTCATCTACTCGAGCTCGGTCACCAAAGTAGCTATACAACTCCAATCCACTACCAAGAGAGTAACCTCGGATTCGTTTTCATCAACGCATCATGCACTGACTTTTTTGCTAAGCAGACAATCCAAAGCGACATCGCCTACCTCACTCAAGCGATTTCGAACCTGTTTGTACAACTATTCGAACGTCAGCGTCATTTTCAATCCTCTTTAGCGGTCGCTCTAAACATGGGACATGCGCGCGACCCTGAAACCAAAGAACATCTGATTCGCATGGGAAAATACAGCGAGCAGCTCGCACGTACGCTTTCGCACAGTAACAATTCGATTACCCATCAGTTCGTTCACCGTATTCGCTTATATGCGCCATTTCACGACATTGGTAAGTACCGAATCCCAGATAACGTGTTATTCAGCACGGGGCGTTTCTCAGAAGAAGAAAGAGCCATAATGAACAACCACACCTTGTATGGTGAAGAGATGATTAACGATGTGGTGTCACTCTCCCATCATTGCTCTATGTGTTCTGATGAAATTCAGTTTATTAAGAATATTGTGCGTCATCACCACGAGCGGTTTGATGGTTCGGGGTTACCCGATGGTTTGAGTCATACTGCGATTCCGCTTGAAGCACGAATTGTAACGCTCGCGGATGTGTTTGACGCGCTGATGAGTAAAAGAGCCTATAAGCACGCATGGTCACTGGAGGAAGTCATGGAGTACATTGAAGCGCACAACGGTTCGATGTTCGACCCTGAATGTGTTGAGGCCCTTAAACAGAACCTAGACGACTTTATGGCAATTCGAGAGCAATACAACGACGATGTAAAACCTCAAGCTATGATGGCTTAG
- a CDS encoding response regulator: MNAITRVMVIEDDIAIAELHHRYLEQMGGFDVVGIATTQSEALMQLDILKPDLVLLDVYLPDGCGLDILNHVRGSNQGCDVILITAARDVDTLQQAMRGGVVDYLLKPVMFPRLEAALKKYQSQQQEFESVSDLNQGLVDKMLQANAKADSAKVSTLPKGIDGVTLDKIRAIFQQADTSNITADEAGERIGASRTTARRYLEFLITTGELVADLNYGTVGRPERCYNKAKR; the protein is encoded by the coding sequence ATGAACGCAATCACGAGAGTCATGGTCATTGAAGATGATATTGCGATTGCAGAGCTTCACCATCGTTATTTAGAACAGATGGGAGGCTTTGATGTGGTTGGCATTGCGACCACGCAGTCTGAAGCCTTAATGCAGCTCGATATCTTGAAGCCAGACTTGGTGCTTTTGGATGTTTATCTGCCGGATGGTTGTGGGCTCGATATCCTCAATCACGTTCGCGGCAGCAATCAAGGCTGTGATGTTATCTTGATTACCGCAGCACGCGATGTCGACACTTTGCAGCAAGCAATGCGTGGCGGAGTTGTCGATTATCTACTCAAACCCGTGATGTTTCCTCGTTTAGAAGCGGCGCTGAAAAAGTACCAATCACAACAGCAAGAGTTTGAAAGCGTGTCTGACCTTAACCAAGGCTTGGTCGACAAGATGTTGCAAGCCAATGCGAAAGCAGACTCAGCGAAAGTATCGACGTTACCTAAAGGGATCGACGGTGTAACGCTCGATAAGATTCGTGCGATATTTCAACAAGCGGATACGTCGAATATTACGGCTGATGAAGCAGGTGAGCGTATTGGTGCAAGCCGAACCACTGCCAGACGCTACCTGGAATTCTTGATCACGACCGGTGAGTTGGTTGCCGATTTAAACTACGGCACCGTTGGTCGTCCTGAACGTTGTTATAACAAAGCGAAAAGATAA
- the zwf gene encoding glucose-6-phosphate dehydrogenase, translating into MVIPENSSIVIFGASGDLTYRKLIPALYHLYASNQLPESFAILGVSRTEYSDESYREKLKKSLQEMEQTEPETLNAFIEHLHYQAINTSDVEDYARLAQRLDKLEQDYQFENHNTLFYLATPPSLYGVIPANLAAHGLNDERNGWRRLIIEKPFGYDLASAQALDEEIHHHFQEHQIYRIDHYLGKETVQNLLVLRFSNAMFEPLWNRNFIEYVEITGAEFLGVEERGGYYDGSGAVRDMFQNHLLQVLAMVGMEPPAQINADSIRDEVVKVLQCLKPLEEDDLRKDLVLGQYTASDVRGQHLLGYREEPGVADDSRTETYIGLKAHINNWRWNGVPFYVRTGKRLPTRVTEIVIHFKNTPHPVFGQDAPENKLIIRIQPDEGIQMSFGLKEPGAGFKAKEVKMNFSYSDLPETQMLTAYERLLLDALNGDATLFARTDAVEACWKYVQPILDFKQDPQALFGYACGTWGPQEADELLQRDGRAWRFPCKNLTDTDYCEL; encoded by the coding sequence ATGGTAATACCTGAAAACAGCAGCATCGTTATTTTTGGTGCGTCGGGAGATCTAACTTACCGCAAGTTAATTCCTGCTTTGTACCACCTGTATGCTAGCAATCAACTACCAGAATCCTTTGCGATTCTTGGAGTGAGCCGTACTGAGTACAGCGATGAGTCTTACCGTGAGAAGCTGAAGAAGTCTCTTCAGGAAATGGAACAAACTGAACCTGAGACGCTGAATGCATTTATTGAACATTTGCATTACCAAGCGATCAACACTTCAGATGTCGAAGATTACGCTCGTTTAGCACAACGTCTAGACAAGCTTGAGCAAGACTACCAATTCGAAAACCATAACACACTGTTCTACTTGGCAACGCCGCCAAGCTTGTACGGTGTGATCCCAGCAAACCTTGCTGCGCATGGCCTAAACGATGAAAGGAACGGCTGGCGCCGTCTGATCATCGAGAAGCCATTTGGTTACGACCTAGCTTCTGCTCAAGCGTTAGATGAAGAGATCCATCATCACTTCCAAGAACACCAGATTTACCGTATCGACCACTACCTTGGTAAAGAAACGGTACAAAACCTTCTAGTGCTTCGTTTCTCAAACGCGATGTTTGAACCTCTGTGGAACCGTAACTTTATTGAATACGTTGAAATCACAGGTGCTGAGTTCCTTGGCGTTGAAGAGCGTGGCGGATACTACGACGGTTCTGGCGCAGTTCGTGACATGTTCCAAAACCACCTGCTACAAGTGTTAGCAATGGTTGGTATGGAACCACCTGCTCAAATCAATGCTGATTCTATTCGTGACGAAGTGGTTAAAGTACTTCAGTGTCTGAAACCTCTTGAGGAAGATGACCTACGTAAAGATCTCGTTCTTGGTCAATACACAGCTTCAGACGTTCGCGGCCAGCACTTGCTTGGTTATCGTGAAGAGCCGGGTGTAGCAGACGATTCTCGTACTGAAACGTACATTGGTCTTAAAGCACACATCAATAACTGGCGCTGGAATGGTGTTCCTTTCTACGTTCGTACAGGTAAACGCCTACCAACGCGCGTAACGGAGATCGTGATTCACTTTAAGAACACGCCACACCCAGTATTTGGTCAAGATGCACCAGAAAACAAACTGATTATCCGCATCCAACCGGACGAAGGTATTCAGATGAGCTTTGGCTTGAAAGAGCCGGGTGCAGGCTTCAAAGCAAAAGAAGTGAAAATGAACTTCTCTTACTCTGACTTGCCTGAAACTCAAATGCTAACGGCTTACGAACGTCTTCTTCTTGATGCACTTAACGGTGATGCAACTCTGTTTGCACGTACTGATGCAGTAGAAGCGTGTTGGAAGTACGTTCAACCAATCTTAGACTTCAAGCAAGATCCTCAAGCACTGTTTGGCTATGCTTGTGGTACTTGGGGCCCACAGGAAGCAGATGAACTGCTGCAACGTGATGGCCGCGCATGGCGTTTCCCATGCAAAAACTTAACAGACACGGATTACTGCGAACTATGA
- the gnd gene encoding decarboxylating NADP(+)-dependent phosphogluconate dehydrogenase, translating into MKGDIGVIGLAVMGQNLILNMNDHGFKVVAHNRTAAKVDEFLEGPAKGTNIVGAYSLEELVEKLEAPRKVMLMVRAGDVVDTFIENLIPLLDEGDIIIDGGNTNYPDTNRRVAHCREKGIHFIGTGVSGGEEGARFGPSIMPGGAAEAWEAVKPIFQGISAKTDAGEPCCDWVGNDGAGHFVKMVHNGIEYGDMQLITEAYQFMKDGLGMSADEMQAVFADWNKTELDSYLVEITADILGYKDEDGEALVEKILDTAGQKGTGKWTGINALDLGIPLTLISESVFSRCLSALKDQRVEAEALFEKTITPVEGDKQEWVDALRQALLASKIISYAQGFMLMREASNENGWDLNYGNVALMWRGGCIIRSAFLGNIRDAYEANPDIAFLGSDEYFKNILQGSLVAWRKVAAKSLESGIPMPCTISALSFLDGYTTARLPANLLQAQRDYFGAHTYERTDRPRGEFFHTNWTGTGGDTASTTYDV; encoded by the coding sequence ATGAAAGGTGATATCGGTGTAATTGGCCTAGCAGTAATGGGTCAGAACCTTATCCTAAACATGAACGACCACGGCTTCAAAGTTGTGGCTCACAACCGTACTGCTGCGAAAGTAGACGAGTTCCTAGAAGGCCCAGCTAAAGGTACTAACATTGTTGGTGCTTACTCTCTAGAAGAGCTAGTTGAGAAGCTAGAAGCGCCACGTAAAGTGATGCTTATGGTTCGTGCTGGTGACGTTGTAGACACGTTCATCGAAAACCTAATCCCACTTCTAGACGAAGGCGACATCATCATTGATGGTGGTAACACTAACTACCCAGACACTAACCGTCGTGTAGCGCATTGTCGTGAGAAAGGCATCCACTTCATCGGTACTGGTGTTTCTGGTGGTGAAGAAGGTGCTCGTTTCGGTCCTTCAATCATGCCAGGCGGCGCGGCTGAAGCTTGGGAAGCGGTTAAGCCAATCTTCCAAGGTATCTCTGCAAAAACTGACGCTGGTGAGCCTTGTTGTGACTGGGTTGGTAACGACGGTGCTGGTCACTTCGTTAAGATGGTACACAACGGCATCGAATACGGTGACATGCAGCTTATCACTGAAGCATACCAGTTCATGAAAGATGGCCTAGGTATGTCTGCTGACGAGATGCAAGCAGTATTCGCTGACTGGAACAAGACTGAGCTAGACAGCTACCTAGTTGAAATCACTGCTGACATCCTTGGCTACAAAGATGAAGACGGTGAAGCGCTAGTTGAGAAGATCCTAGACACTGCAGGCCAAAAAGGCACTGGTAAGTGGACGGGTATCAACGCACTAGACCTAGGTATCCCACTAACTCTAATCTCTGAGTCTGTATTCTCTCGTTGCCTGTCTGCTCTTAAAGACCAACGTGTTGAAGCTGAAGCTTTGTTTGAGAAAACAATCACTCCAGTTGAAGGCGACAAGCAAGAGTGGGTTGATGCACTACGTCAAGCTCTACTGGCTTCTAAGATCATTTCTTACGCTCAAGGTTTCATGCTAATGCGTGAAGCGTCGAACGAAAACGGCTGGGACCTAAACTACGGTAACGTAGCACTAATGTGGCGTGGTGGTTGTATCATCCGTTCTGCATTCCTAGGCAACATCCGTGATGCGTACGAAGCAAACCCAGACATCGCGTTCCTAGGTTCTGACGAGTACTTCAAAAACATCCTACAAGGCAGCCTAGTAGCATGGCGTAAAGTAGCAGCGAAATCTCTAGAGTCTGGTATCCCAATGCCATGTACGATTTCTGCGCTATCTTTCCTAGACGGTTACACAACAGCACGTCTACCAGCTAACCTGCTTCAAGCTCAACGTGACTACTTCGGTGCTCACACTTACGAGCGTACTGACCGTCCACGTGGTGAATTCTTCCACACAAACTGGACTGGTACAGGCGGCGACACTGCTTCTACAACTTACGACGTATAA